The Deltaproteobacteria bacterium genome includes the window AAGACACCATCTGTGATGCGAGTGAACCCTGTTATGCGCAGAATTCCGTTGCCAAGATCTACGGCTGGGGTTTCGGCCCGACGCAAGGCAACGGCCACGTCTATATCGGCACAGGCCCCATGTATGCGGCTGATACCGGTCTTGAGCTGACCAGGCTTGCATGGACCAGCCTTCTGATCAAGGCTGCCATTGATGTGCCTGCGGGCGCAAAGGGTCTGCAGCTTTATATCTGGGTGGAAAAAGACGGTGTCAAGACAGATGCCTCTTACGGCTATCCAGGGGTATTCATCTTGAATCAGGAGACTTGCAACTAGGAACATGGCAGGGAGGGGGCTTCCCCTCCTTGCTATGAATAACTCAAGGAGAACAACCTCTATTCCGAAAGGAGGGAATGGAACAATGAAGATAACCAGAAGGCAATTTTTGCAGTACTGCACAGCCTCTGCCGCAGCACTGGGCCTGAGCCAGCTGGACCTGCTGAAGCTGGAGAAGGCCTTGGCTGCCAATGTTTGCGGCTGCGAAGACTTTGAGGTACCCCATGTGATCTGGATGCAGGGACAGTCCTGTGGGGGCTGTACCCTGAGCATCCTGAATCGCATGCAGACAGACTACCCGCCCGCACTGTTGTCAGACACAAGCTGGAACTGGACACCCACGGCGCTGGATGGCACAACTGCGTCTCCCGGCGCCCCTGTACAGGACGTTGTGGACCTGCTTGTGGGCGATGCCGTGGGGGCTTTGACCGGGGGCGTGAGACCCGGTTGGGCGCCTTTTCCCAACGGCTACATCAATCTGGACTACCAGAGCGAGGTGATGGCCGCTGCCGGGGACTTGATTACGGACCATGTAGAGTGTCTGGAGGATAATACGCCCTTTTTCCTGGCACTTTCAGGGGCGATCCCGCTCATGGATCCCCATTATAAAGCAACGCAGCCGACAGTTGCCCGTCAACCCTATTCGGTGGCCGGAAGTTTTGACACGGGCGACGGAAACGGAAAGATGGAGCGCAGCATCGCCGAGGTGGTGGAATGGCTGGCTACCAGTCCCAACTGTCTCGGTTTTGTCTGTTTCGGGACGTGCGCGTCCTTTGGCGGCATTCCGGCAGCCAAGGGGACTAGGTGCGCTTCCACCGGCGGATATAACTTCCTGGTCAACTACAGGGGTTACGATGGAACAGGCGGCAAGGCGGATCTAAGGGGCAAGATTGTCAATTGCCCGGGCTGCGCACCGCATCCGGACTGGATGATCTATCCGCTTGCCTATTATATCCTGACGTCGAGCCTGCCGGCCCTGGACACGACAGAGGTGCCGGACCGCGTATGGCTCGGAGACAACCAGGTATTTACAAGGTATATCAGGAAGAATACCCCCAGGGATATTTACACCGGGGATAAGGGCTATTCAACCTTCTGTGAGGTGTGCCCCAAGTTTCACCCCACCAACCTTTGCACCGATCTCGGTGCAGGGCCCGGAAATGGTGACGGCACGAGCCAAAAAGAATTCTGTACAAGAGAACAGGGCTGCAACGGCCCGTATGCCAGCCCGGATTGCCCGACGCGCAGATGGAACAACTTCGACGACCATCAGCCCAACCAGTGGTGTGTGGGCTCAGGTCTCGGTTCCGCCACGCCCAATCACTCGGGAGCCAACTATGTGTGTCAGGGCTGCGCGGAGGTCGATTTCCCGGATGGCCGGTCACCTTTCTTTGAACCTGATAAGAACAACTTCTCATAAGAATGCTTGAAAAGGAGGTGTATACAGATGGCAAGTATTAATATAGATCCTGTTAATCGAATCGAAGGACATCAGAAGTGGGAAGTGGAGGTCGATATTAACGGCCGTTCAACGAGCGCCAAAGTTCGCGGCATGATGTTTCGCGGCTGGGAGAAAATTCTCGTCGGCCGTGATCCGAGAGATGCCATCATCATTTGCGGCCGCATCTGAGGCGTCTGACTAGTCAGCCATGGATTGGCGGCCGCCAAGAACGTTGGATTTGCTTATGGTTTTAATGTCCATGATGAAGATGCCACCATTCACGCCAGCAGGCCTGATACCGATGACATCCCTGAAGCGGGTCATCTGGTTCGGGACATCATCTACGGGTCAAACTTCGTGGCATCCCATATTGTTCACTTCTATCACTTGGCTGCGCTCGACTTTGTGGACGCGTCCCAAGATGGTCTGGGCCTGAACAAGGGGCCGTTGTGCCCCAGGTATGGGCCGACGCCCGGGGCTGTGGACTACGGGTACTACTATCGGTTCGGTACCCTTGTCACGAAGTTTTTGACAGCCAAGTACGTGCTCGCTTTGCAATTCCGCCGCATGTGCAACCAGATCGGCGGTCTCTGGGGCGGCAGGGCTCCCTTTATCCAGGGCCTCACCCCAGGGGGCGCTTCACCCTCGGTGAGCCAGGAGGCCATTGACAAGACCAGGGAGCTGCTCTATGAAGGCGGCGTCGGCGGGACACCCACGGCGCCCGCTGCCGGTACGATTTTGGCGTTCATCGGTACGCCCTTTGACTTTGCCAACTACGTGGGCAACACGACGGTATTGGATTTTAGCAATCTTCCGATCGTGGGGACGACCACGGATCCAGCTACCCCGTTCGCCGGCTCCCATTTGTTCGATGTAGTGGCAGCGGCGAGTTTTTATCCCGAATACTTCTGGCTCGGAAACGCCTATGAGCGGTTCCTGGCCTACGGTGTGTTTGAAAAGGGCGATCTTGCCAACGCCATCGGCGACAACCGCTTGCTCAGCCGGGGCCGCAAGAACACTGGCGCCAAGTACTCCAACCAGACGGGCGTGCTTCCGGCCACATTTTCCGGTCCCAAGCCCGCCGAGTGGCAGCCGGCACTGCAGCAAAACGTATTGGAGAATATAGAAAGCAGTCACTACCTGTACAATGGTGGCAAGGGCGGGTGGAAGCAGCCACTTCAGGGTGAAACGACTCCTGAGCCCAGAAGGATCCCGAATCCGCAAATCGGGGACCCAGCCTATCCGGATAAGGGAGCCTATTCGTGGATCAAGTCGCCACGGTACAAGGACACTGCGGATGGCTTAGGGCCTGCGGTGCCCTATGAGGCGGGTCCGCTGGCCCGGATGCAGGTGAACGGCGATTACTATGCCGGCATCCTGTACGATCTTGGGGCCATGGGAACCAGTGCCGCATTGCCGTTCACTAATGGGGTCACCATACCGCTTGGACCTTTTGCCGGTGTGCCGCTGCCTCAGTACGGCGCCCCCGGTCCCAACCTGGGCGCCATCTTTACCGGGATGGGTACCATGCCCGACCTCGGTCCTGCGGGCTACAACCTGACCTACACCGGCGGCTCTTGCCTGGACCGCTACGCGGCCAGGCAGCTTGAGTGCTGGAAGGTGGCCAACGCCATGGTGGGCTGGCTGAACAGACTTGAAGCCCAAGTCGGCGCGGAAACCAGCACCACGCGCGACGGCGGCGGTGCGGACAAGTACTATTCCAGCTCCTACGGCTGGACCGAGGCGCCCCGCGGGGCTTTGGGCCACTGGATGAAGACCAACATGAGCACCGGTAAGATCGAAAATTACCAGTGCGTGGTCCCGTCCACATGGAATGCGTCTCCGCGGGATTCGTTTGGTGTTCCCGGGCCGGCTGAAAAGGCCATGGAAGATGTGTTTGTCAAGGACACCGACCATCCGCTGGAGATTCTCAGGGTGTCACACTCCTGGGATTTCTGTACGGCCTGTGCGGTCCATCTGGTAAAGAAGAATGGCCGCGGGAAGACCGAGGAAAAAACGATCTACATTGATCCTGCCCCTACTTGTGGGTAACTAGAGGCCTACCTCTAACAAGGGAGGGGGGCTTGTCCCCCCTCCCTCACTCTTCTTATGTCGATATCATCTCCCAAGAAACCCATCCTTATCCTCGGCGTTGGAAACACCCTTTTGAAAGATGAAGGTGTCGGCGTCCATGTGGCAAGGCGTCTTCAGAATATGGATCTTCCGGAAAACGTGGAAGTACTCGAAGGAGGCGTCCTGGGCCTGGACCTTCTGGACCATCTGGAAGAGAGAGAAAAGGTGGTGGTGGTCGATGCCGTCGATGGCGGCGACGATCCGGGCACGATCCATCGCCTCACCAGGGCGGATATCGAGTCAGGTAAAACCAGGTGTCATATGTCCCTTCACGAAATCGACCTGCCGCAGGTCTTTGCCACAGCGGATTTGATGGGCCTTAAGGTAGATCCCATCATTATCGGTATTGAGCCCAAGGACATGGATTTGGGTTACGATGAAATGACCCCCGAGGTCGAGGCAGCCATCCCCAGGGTAATTGAGCTGGTGTTGAAAGAGATTGGTTGAATGAGTTAACCGCAGACGGCCGCAGACCCCGCTTAAATGGCTTCGCATTTAACAGGGCATGCTCCTCCCCCGGCTGAGTAAGGCTCGCCCTATGGAATCCTCCGACGGGGGTCCGCAGAGCGGAATTCCACGGGGCAAGTCTGGCCGGACAAAACGGGCCAGGCCGCCTGACGGCGAAAAGAAGCGACATGTTGGATGTATGTAAACCTGGCAGATCAGGAAGGTTTCTAATATGCCCGAAGGGCATGACAGTAAATAGCTGGCCATGTCGGCCAGTTATTAGTCTGCGTGCGTCCGCGTGCGTCGGCGGTTAAAGATATCTTTCTTTATAACCGATAACCAATGACAAATGACTGGGAGGTTGTTTTTTATGAAGGCTTTTCGAACCGGAGTGGCATTGATCTTGTGCGCGTTTGTCGTTGTGCTGGCAGGGTGTCGTGATGAGAAGGTGGTCAAGGACAAACCTGTCACGACCGTGGAGCAGCCTGGCAAAGACGTTGTGGCCTTGGTGGGAGACGAACCCATTTTGAAGGCAGATCTTGAGGCCACGTTGGAGGCTATGCCGGCGCGCAAGCGGGAAGCGTTTGCTGTACGAACTGTTTACTATCTTGTGGATACAAAGATCTATTCCGAAGAGGCAAGAAAAATCGGCTTTCAGAAGGACCCTGAAATTCAAAGGGAGCTTGACAAAGCCAGACGAGAGCTGCTGGCAAGGTCTTTTGTCCAAGAGCGTATTGAGCCGAACATAGAGCCTTCGGACGAAGAGATCAGAGCGTATTATGATGATCACCAGGATCAGTTTGTGGTTCCTGAAGGGATTCTGGTTCAGCAGATTCGGGTGGTTCAGAAAAAGGATGCCGAGCAAGCCATGACGAGGTTAAGAGCCAAAGAGCCTTTCCCGACGGTTGCCAAGCAATGGTCTAAGCTGGTTCGTGCCAAGGACCGAGGCAAGAAGGAGTGGCTTTACAGGAAGAGGATCGACCCGGCACTGGAGAAGGCGGCCTTCAAAGTGGGCATAGGAGCAGTGAGCGATATCATTAAAATGGAAACGGCAAATGAGTACCAGATTGT containing:
- a CDS encoding hydrogenase maturation protease is translated as MKDEGVGVHVARRLQNMDLPENVEVLEGGVLGLDLLDHLEEREKVVVVDAVDGGDDPGTIHRLTRADIESGKTRCHMSLHEIDLPQVFATADLMGLKVDPIIIGIEPKDMDLGYDEMTPEVEAAIPRVIELVLKEIG
- a CDS encoding twin-arginine translocation signal domain-containing protein; amino-acid sequence: MKITRRQFLQYCTASAAALGLSQLDLLKLEKALAANVCGCEDFEVPHVIWMQGQSCGGCTLSILNRMQTDYPPALLSDTSWNWTPTALDGTTASPGAPVQDVVDLLVGDAVGALTGGVRPGWAPFPNGYINLDYQSEVMAAAGDLITDHVECLEDNTPFFLALSGAIPLMDPHYKATQPTVARQPYSVAGSFDTGDGNGKMERSIAEVVEWLATSPNCLGFVCFGTCASFGGIPAAKGTRCASTGGYNFLVNYRGYDGTGGKADLRGKIVNCPGCAPHPDWMIYPLAYYILTSSLPALDTTEVPDRVWLGDNQVFTRYIRKNTPRDIYTGDKGYSTFCEVCPKFHPTNLCTDLGAGPGNGDGTSQKEFCTREQGCNGPYASPDCPTRRWNNFDDHQPNQWCVGSGLGSATPNHSGANYVCQGCAEVDFPDGRSPFFEPDKNNFS
- a CDS encoding nickel-dependent hydrogenase large subunit encodes the protein MAAAKNVGFAYGFNVHDEDATIHASRPDTDDIPEAGHLVRDIIYGSNFVASHIVHFYHLAALDFVDASQDGLGLNKGPLCPRYGPTPGAVDYGYYYRFGTLVTKFLTAKYVLALQFRRMCNQIGGLWGGRAPFIQGLTPGGASPSVSQEAIDKTRELLYEGGVGGTPTAPAAGTILAFIGTPFDFANYVGNTTVLDFSNLPIVGTTTDPATPFAGSHLFDVVAAASFYPEYFWLGNAYERFLAYGVFEKGDLANAIGDNRLLSRGRKNTGAKYSNQTGVLPATFSGPKPAEWQPALQQNVLENIESSHYLYNGGKGGWKQPLQGETTPEPRRIPNPQIGDPAYPDKGAYSWIKSPRYKDTADGLGPAVPYEAGPLARMQVNGDYYAGILYDLGAMGTSAALPFTNGVTIPLGPFAGVPLPQYGAPGPNLGAIFTGMGTMPDLGPAGYNLTYTGGSCLDRYAARQLECWKVANAMVGWLNRLEAQVGAETSTTRDGGGADKYYSSSYGWTEAPRGALGHWMKTNMSTGKIENYQCVVPSTWNASPRDSFGVPGPAEKAMEDVFVKDTDHPLEILRVSHSWDFCTACAVHLVKKNGRGKTEEKTIYIDPAPTCG